The following are encoded in a window of Rosa chinensis cultivar Old Blush chromosome 4, RchiOBHm-V2, whole genome shotgun sequence genomic DNA:
- the LOC121052864 gene encoding protein NRT1/ PTR FAMILY 5.10-like produces MDLATIPSPVDEETHQRGRQICAQNTGMPDTHSVMDEAESRGIGAEKTPSTKEESLSRAEIHTDTEEDPCSAEESLSRAEVDTNTKRDPCSSIEQAQITDYNEATRVSYPAEQTGRGEVWTLEKLKEELPFFKKMLPMWFAFVIYTMVDAAGSSFFFGQMSNLDDLIGNSAVYFAGFTSFTASVVSFLYEKVIAPKKWRHATLVNIGSAVTCSQLCCFAAWLVEVYRLKSVKRKGLENDNATTVSMSIFLLVPQFFLLGIMQGLLRTGLVDFFHDQINYDDKLMKRYGEYISAFVLGVIRLLTTLNILVPFFVSKKSWFGDNINTSRLDLYFFVLTLCSLVNIGYYLCVARYYATSRSPNAIGEEQQEQSA; encoded by the coding sequence ATGGACCTTGCGACAATCCCGTCCCCAGTAGATGAAGAAACGCATCAAAGAGGAAGACAGATTTGTGCACAAAACACAGGAATGCCTGACACTCATTCTGTAATGGACGAAGCAGAAAGTAGGGGAATTGGCGCAGAAAAAACTCCAAGTACAAAAGAAGAATCACTATCAAGAGCTGAAATTCACACAGACACAGAAGAGGACCCCTGTTCAGCAGAAGAATCACTATCAAGAGCTGAAGTTGACACAAACACAAAACGGGACCCCTGTAGTTCAATTGAACAAGCACAAATTACAGATTATAACGAAGCAACACGAGTGAGCTATCCAGCAGAACAAACAGGAAGAGGAGAAGTTTGGACACTCGAAAAATTGAAGGAGGAACTgcctttttttaaaaagatgTTACCTATGTGGTTTGCCTTTGTCATATACACTATGGTGGATGCAGCAGGTAGCTCTTTTTTCTTCGGGCAAATGAGTAACTTGGATGATCTCATAGGAAATTCTGCAGTGTATTTTGCAGGATTCACCTCATTTACTGCATCTGTAGTCTCATTTCTTTACGAAAAAGTTATAGCTCCAAAGAAGTGGAGACATGCTACGTTGGTAAATATTGGTTCTGCAGTGACATGTTCTCAGCTATGTTGCTTTGCTGCTTGGCTGGTTGAGGTATACAGGTTAAAATCTGTTAAGAGAAAAGGACTTGAAAATGATAATGCCACTACTGTTTCCATGAGCATCTTTCTGTTAGTTCCCCAGTTTTTCCTGTTGGGGATCATGCAAGGCCTATTGAGAACgggtttggttgattttttccATGATCAGATAAATTACGATGATAAGCTGATGAAGAGGTATGGGGAATACATCAGTGCTTTCGTCCTTGGCGTTATAAGACTGCTTACCACTCTTAATATACTGGTGCCCTTTTTTGTGTCCaagaaaagttggtttggtgaCAATATAAACACGAGTCGCCTAGATCTGTATTTCTTTGTGTTAACACTCTGTAGTCTTGTTAACATTGGCTACTATTTGTGTGTTGCCCGCTATTATGCAACATCTAGATCACCAAATGCAATTGGAGAAGAACAACAAGAACAGAGCGCATGA